One Lepisosteus oculatus isolate fLepOcu1 chromosome 13, fLepOcu1.hap2, whole genome shotgun sequence genomic region harbors:
- the LOC102692030 gene encoding phospholipid scramblase 1-like has translation MDYSGNKQPVSNQVQPVTQPPGFGTMPTAVVMPAPPRLPGCPPGLEYLAQIDQLLIHQKLEVVEVLLGWESNNKYDIKNSLGQQVFYAAEENDCCNRNFCGPLRSFTIRILDNFGQEILTMTRPLKCGNCCCPCCLQELEVQAPPGTPIGYVVQNWHPFLPKFTILNERKEPVLKIVGPFCDCKCCSDVNFEVKSLDESSTVGRISKQWTGFFREAFSDADNFGIQFPKDLDVKIKAVMIGACFLIDFMFFEHNQ, from the exons ATGGATTATTCag GTAACAAACAGCCTGTTTCAAATCAGGTACAACCCGTTACACAGCCACCTG GATTTGGTACCATGCCAACTGCTGTGGTAATGCCTGCACCCCCACGGCTTCCTGGCTGTCCCCCGGGACTGGAGTATCTTGCTCAG ATTGACCAGTTGCTCATTCATCAGAAATTGGAGGTTgttgaag TTCTTCTAGGATGGGAGAGCAACAACAAATATGACATCAAAAACAGCCTTGGACAACAAGTGTTTTATGCAGCTGAGGAGAACGACTGCTGCAACCGGAATTTCTGTGGACCGCTGCGTTCCTTTACCATAAGGATTCTGGACAACTTTGGTCAAGAAATACTAACTATGACTCGGCCTCTAAAATGTGGTAACTGCTGCTGTCCGTGCTGTCTtcaggag TTAGAAGTCCAAGCCCCACCAGGCACTCCAATTGGTTATGTTGTTCAAAACTGGCACCCATTCCTGCCTAAATTCACCAttctaaatgaaagaaaagagcCAGTGCTGAAAATTGTGGGCCCTTTCTGTGACTGCAAGTGCTGCTCAGATGTTAACTTTGAG GTGAAATCTTTGGATGAAAGTTCTACAGTTGGCAGGATATCCAAGCAATGGACAGGTTTTTTTCGAGAAGCTTTTTCTGATGCAGATAACTTTGGAATCCAGTTTCCTAAGGACCTTGATGTCAAAATTAAAGCTGTAATGATCGGTGCCTGTTTCCTTATC GATTTCATGTTCTTTGAACACAATCAGTAA